The Amycolatopsis jiangsuensis nucleotide sequence TGCTGCCGGATTCGCTCTTCTACTCCGAGAAGGTGTCCGCGGACTACCCCTACACCCCGGACGGCAGCCGCTTCTGGGACGAGGAGACGCCCTGGGTGGACCCGCTCGTGGCGACCGCTTCGATGGGCGCGGTCACCGAACGGCTCGAGTTCTACACCTCGGTGCTGAAGCTCGGCTCACGCAATCCGGTGCTGCTCGCCCGGCAGGTCAACTCGGTGGCCGTGCTCACCGGCGGCCGGTTCGGCCTGGGGCTGGGCATCGGCTGGTCGCCGGAGGAGTTCGAATGGTGCGGTGCGCCCTACGCGCGCCGCGGCAAGCGCTTCGACGAGGCGATCGAGGTGCTGCGGCTGATCCTCGACGGCGGGATGGTCGAGTACCACGGCGAGTTCTTCGACTTCGAGAAGCTGCGCATGAGCCCGACGCCGCCGAAGCGGGTGCCGTTCTACATCGGCGGGCACACCGACATCGCGCTGCGCCGGGCCGCCCGGGTGGCCGACGGCTGGTCGTCGG carries:
- a CDS encoding TIGR03619 family F420-dependent LLM class oxidoreductase; this encodes MKFSLSVAMSPLDQLGELARAAEQAGFSSVVLPDSLFYSEKVSADYPYTPDGSRFWDEETPWVDPLVATASMGAVTERLEFYTSVLKLGSRNPVLLARQVNSVAVLTGGRFGLGLGIGWSPEEFEWCGAPYARRGKRFDEAIEVLRLILDGGMVEYHGEFFDFEKLRMSPTPPKRVPFYIGGHTDIALRRAARVADGWSSAMMTLEQLRETIGTLKALLAERGRENDPFEYQAVCVDRFGLDGFREQEEAGVTDAITMPWVFEGLGFGAEVGPKVDAIRKFGDEVIAKFGE